Genomic DNA from Pigmentiphaga litoralis:
AGAAGGCATGGCCTGAGGCTCCCGGGCCAGCCCCGCCCGAGCCGGCCCAGGCCGGCCAGGCCGGCAGCAGGCGGCTGGCTTACCCCGATCGGCCGCCAGTGCGATAATCGCGTTTTCCGCTCACTACACCCGGCGTCCCCGGGCACGATCCTATGGCTGGCAATACGCTCGGTGAACTGTTTCGCGTCACCAACTTTGGTGAATCCCACGGCCCTGCGATCGGCTGCGTGATCGACGGCTGCCCGCCGGGACTGCCACTGACAGAAGCCGACATCCAGATCGAACTGGACCGCCGCCGCCCGGGTACCTCGCGCCACGTCACGCAGCGCCAGGAACCGGATCAGGTTGAAATCCTGTCCGGCGTGTACCAGGGCGTAACCAGCGGAACGCCCATCGCGCTGCTGATCCGCAATCAGGACGCGCGCAGCAAGGACTATTCGAACATTGCCGAGACCTTCCGTCCGGGCCACGCCGACTACACCTACTGGCACAAGTTTGGCGTGCGCGATCCGCGCGGCGGGGGGCGTTCTTCCGCCCGCCTGACGGCGCCGACCGTGGCGGCCGGCGCCGTGGCCAAGCTGTGGCTCAAGCAGCGATTCAACATCCGCGTTCGTGGGTTCATGAGCCAGCTCGGTCCGATCCCGATCGAATTCCAGTCGTGGGACCACGTCCACGCCAATCCTTTCTTTGCCGCCAACGCCACGCAGATCGACGAGCTGGAAGCCTATATGGACCAGCTGCGCAAGGATGGCGATTCGGTGGGCGCGCGGATCGACCTGGTGGCCGAAGGCGTGCCCGTGGGTTGGGGTGAACCGATATATGGCCGCCTGGATGCCGACATTGCGCATGCCATGATGGGCTTGAATGCCGTCAAGGGCGTGGAAATCGGCGCCGGTTTCGCCAGCGTTGCGCAGCGCGGCAGCGAACATGGCGACGAGCTCGATCCGACCGGTTTCGGCACCAATCACGCCGGCGGCGTGCTGGGCGGCATCACCACGGGGCAGGACATCCGGGTGTCGATTGCGATCAAGCCGACATCCAGCATCCGCACGCCGCGCCAGTCGATCGACAAGGCCGGCACGCCGACCGTCGTCGAAACGCATGGGCGCCATGATCCGTGCGTGGGCATCCGCGCGACTCCCGTGGCCGAAGGGCTGCTGGCGATCGTGCTGATGGACCAGGCGCTGCGCCACCGCGCGCAGAACGCCGACGTGCACGTGGATACGCCTGCGATTCCGGCTCATCGCTGATCCCGGGCAGACATCCCCGCAGCCTGCCGTGCTTCCCTAACGCACAGTTACGTCCTATTCGGGCAGAATCACGGCAGTTCACTTACCGGGGGAGCCACATGACCACTTTCATTACGCCGACATTCAAGCGCACCGCGATGCGTACTGCCGCCATTCTGGCGTTCACGGCCGTGGCCGGCTGCCAGAGCGTCAACACGACCCAGGGCGGCGCGATCGGCATCGACCGCACGCAGCGCATGTCGAGCCTGGTGCCCGAAGCGCAACTGGATCAGGAAGCCGTCAAGCTGTACGCGCAGACGCTGAACGATGCCAAAGCCAAGGGCCAGCTCAACGCCAACGCCGCGCAGGCCCAGCGGGTCCGCACGATTTCGCAGCGCCTGATCGCCCAGGTCGGCACCTTCCGTCCGGAAGCGGCGTCGTGGAAGTGGGAAGTCAACGTCATCGACAGCAAGGAAGTGAACGCCTGGTGCATGCCCGGCGGCAAGATCGCCGTGTACACCGGCCTGATCAACTCCGTGAAGCCAACCGACGACGAACTGGCTGCCGTGATCGGCCACGAAATTGCGCATGCGCTGCGTGAACACGCCCGTGAACGTGCGTCCCAGCAGATGGCGACCAGCGTCGGCCTGAGCGTGCTGTCGGTGGTGACCGGCAACCAGGCCACGTCCGACCTGGGCGGCACCCTGGCCAACGTCATGTTCGGCCTGCCGAACAGCCGTCTGCACGAAACCGAAGCCGACCGCATGGGCGTCGAACTGGCCGCCCGCGCCGGGTACGATCCCCGCGCCGCCGTCACGCTGTGGACCAAGATGGGCGCGCTCAGCGGCGG
This window encodes:
- the aroC gene encoding chorismate synthase, with the protein product MAGNTLGELFRVTNFGESHGPAIGCVIDGCPPGLPLTEADIQIELDRRRPGTSRHVTQRQEPDQVEILSGVYQGVTSGTPIALLIRNQDARSKDYSNIAETFRPGHADYTYWHKFGVRDPRGGGRSSARLTAPTVAAGAVAKLWLKQRFNIRVRGFMSQLGPIPIEFQSWDHVHANPFFAANATQIDELEAYMDQLRKDGDSVGARIDLVAEGVPVGWGEPIYGRLDADIAHAMMGLNAVKGVEIGAGFASVAQRGSEHGDELDPTGFGTNHAGGVLGGITTGQDIRVSIAIKPTSSIRTPRQSIDKAGTPTVVETHGRHDPCVGIRATPVAEGLLAIVLMDQALRHRAQNADVHVDTPAIPAHR
- a CDS encoding M48 family metallopeptidase, whose product is MTTFITPTFKRTAMRTAAILAFTAVAGCQSVNTTQGGAIGIDRTQRMSSLVPEAQLDQEAVKLYAQTLNDAKAKGQLNANAAQAQRVRTISQRLIAQVGTFRPEAASWKWEVNVIDSKEVNAWCMPGGKIAVYTGLINSVKPTDDELAAVIGHEIAHALREHARERASQQMATSVGLSVLSVVTGNQATSDLGGTLANVMFGLPNSRLHETEADRMGVELAARAGYDPRAAVTLWTKMGALSGGSAQPELLSTHPSAESRIADLKVASEKVLPLYQARK